A DNA window from Novosphingobium sp. RL4 contains the following coding sequences:
- a CDS encoding TonB-dependent receptor, producing the protein MPLPALAREASVTTRAGTASEAAIDLARQTGTSIVIADPAIARRSIPALRGRMEVSEALNRLARSAGARAVPVGPSAWRLEAAPPAVAITRTRRDATRPAQAAPPAEPHGEPIVVQATKRDLRIEDVPGQLAILDGKALEAGGVGGTEKITRQLATVSSTHLGSGRNKLFIRGIADSSFTGPTQATVGQYLGDMRLTYNAPDPDLRLSDLARVEVLEGPQGTLYGAGSLGGIIRLVPNAPVMGETGGSVMIGGSLTQHGAPGADASATVNLPLAGESVALRATIDSASLGGYIDKPELGRSNVNRTDILGGKLALRAHLAPGWTIDLIGLSQSTEADDSQYADRDGKPLESSARVAERANAHYTLGQFVVSGRIGDVNLRSTTGIVSQDLHERYDASEPGGPPRLFSQVNETQMIVHETRIWQRERRGFGWLLGASYTHNRTTLNRSFQTPLLDARTAATGVGNTIDEVTLYGEASLHLMGPLAATAGGRFTRSRLSGDGEDISPAKAMALIANGVTAQRSLNTFLPSFALNARFSPEDSFYLRYQEGFRPGGFAIESDTVRRFQSDRTGTFEIGARHGRAGSSPFDLSMSLSYTRWRDIQADFIDNSGLPSTANIGDGRVWSVSLSGGLLLAPGLRVELGATWNESKVDEPSPGLLQYVALSAAQAASYTQADLARAVAMRAMQVPNIARFAGHSGIAWTHEFADGDWGLTANGWANYLGRSRLGIGPELGEPQGNYLDSGFDIRFGTSSYGVTLSVTNLADVRGNRFSLGTPFSIGRDQVTPLRPRTARIGLDARF; encoded by the coding sequence ATGCCCCTCCCCGCCCTCGCCAGAGAGGCGAGCGTGACGACGCGCGCCGGCACCGCAAGCGAAGCCGCGATCGACCTCGCCCGCCAGACCGGCACCAGCATCGTCATCGCCGATCCCGCCATCGCCCGCCGCTCGATCCCCGCACTGCGCGGGCGCATGGAGGTTTCCGAAGCGCTGAACCGGCTGGCCCGTTCCGCCGGCGCCCGCGCCGTCCCGGTCGGGCCTTCCGCATGGCGGCTGGAAGCGGCGCCCCCTGCCGTGGCGATCACCCGAACCCGCCGCGACGCAACCCGCCCGGCACAGGCGGCGCCGCCTGCCGAACCGCACGGCGAACCTATCGTGGTGCAGGCCACCAAGCGCGACTTGCGCATCGAGGACGTGCCGGGCCAGCTCGCCATCCTTGACGGCAAGGCCCTGGAAGCCGGCGGCGTCGGCGGGACCGAGAAGATCACCCGCCAGCTCGCCACGGTGTCCTCCACGCACCTCGGCAGCGGACGGAACAAGCTGTTCATTCGCGGCATCGCCGATTCCAGCTTCACCGGGCCGACCCAGGCCACCGTCGGCCAGTACCTCGGCGACATGCGGCTGACCTACAATGCGCCGGACCCGGACCTGCGCCTGTCCGACCTTGCCCGCGTGGAAGTGCTGGAGGGTCCGCAGGGCACGCTCTACGGCGCCGGATCGCTGGGCGGCATCATCCGGCTCGTGCCCAATGCCCCGGTCATGGGCGAAACCGGCGGCTCGGTCATGATCGGCGGCTCGCTGACGCAGCACGGCGCACCCGGAGCCGATGCCAGCGCCACCGTGAACCTGCCGCTCGCGGGAGAAAGCGTGGCCCTGCGCGCAACCATCGATTCCGCCAGCCTCGGCGGCTATATCGACAAGCCGGAGCTTGGCCGCAGCAACGTCAACCGCACCGATATCCTCGGCGGCAAGCTGGCCCTGCGCGCGCATCTCGCGCCCGGCTGGACGATCGACCTGATCGGCCTCTCCCAGTCCACCGAGGCGGACGACAGCCAATATGCCGACCGCGACGGCAAGCCACTGGAAAGCTCGGCCCGCGTGGCCGAACGCGCCAACGCGCACTACACGCTGGGCCAGTTCGTGGTCTCCGGCCGCATCGGCGATGTGAACCTGCGGTCGACCACCGGGATCGTCAGCCAGGACCTCCACGAACGCTACGACGCCAGCGAGCCCGGCGGCCCGCCGCGCCTGTTCTCGCAGGTCAACGAAACGCAGATGATCGTCCACGAGACCCGGATCTGGCAGCGTGAGCGCCGCGGGTTCGGCTGGCTGCTGGGCGCAAGCTACACACACAACCGCACCACGCTGAACCGCAGCTTCCAGACGCCGCTGCTCGACGCACGGACCGCCGCAACCGGCGTGGGCAACACCATCGACGAAGTCACGCTCTACGGCGAGGCGAGCCTGCACCTCATGGGTCCGCTGGCCGCCACGGCTGGCGGGCGTTTCACCCGTTCACGGCTGAGCGGCGACGGCGAGGATATCTCGCCCGCCAAGGCCATGGCGCTCATCGCCAATGGGGTGACCGCGCAGCGCTCGCTGAACACGTTCCTGCCCTCGTTCGCGCTCAATGCCCGCTTCTCGCCCGAAGATTCGTTCTACCTGCGCTATCAGGAGGGCTTCCGCCCCGGCGGCTTCGCGATCGAGAGCGACACCGTGCGGCGCTTCCAGAGCGACCGTACCGGCACTTTCGAGATCGGCGCGCGCCACGGCCGCGCGGGCAGCAGCCCCTTCGACCTTTCGATGAGCCTGTCCTACACCCGCTGGCGCGACATCCAGGCGGACTTCATCGACAATTCCGGCCTGCCGAGCACCGCGAATATCGGCGACGGGCGCGTCTGGTCCGTCAGCCTGTCGGGCGGCCTGCTGCTGGCACCGGGCCTGCGCGTGGAACTGGGCGCGACATGGAACGAAAGCAAGGTGGACGAACCCTCGCCCGGCCTGCTCCAGTACGTCGCGCTCTCCGCCGCCCAGGCCGCCAGCTACACGCAGGCCGATCTTGCGCGGGCCGTGGCGATGCGGGCCATGCAGGTGCCGAACATCGCCCGTTTCGCCGGTCATTCGGGAATCGCCTGGACGCATGAGTTCGCGGACGGGGACTGGGGCCTGACCGCCAATGGCTGGGCGAACTACCTCGGCCGCTCGCGCCTCGGCATCGGGCCGGAACTGGGCGAGCCGCAGGGCAACTACCTCGACAGCGGCTTCGACATCCGCTTCGGCACATCCAGCTACGGCGTGACGCTCAGCGTGACCAATCTTGCCGACGTGCGCGGCAACCGCTTCTCGCTCGGCACGCCCTTCAGCATCGGCCGTGATCAGGTGACGCCGCTGCGCCCGCGCACCGCCCGTATCGGCCTCGACGCGCGTTTTTGA
- a CDS encoding FecR family protein: MTEDDKIRAETLDAALDWALRTGDPGFEDWEGFTLWLGENPAHSRAYDRVSAAVAEGAERIASARPANDDALAAPAVAPRRSARPWIGGAMAASLALVAGLWMWQAGSRDLYRIETAPGQVRTVSLDAQTRVDLAGGTAMEFDRKDPRFARLESGQALFTVRHDEAHPFSVAVGEDTLVDVGTVFDVRHDGGDLSVAVSEGAVQFNPRAQDLRISPGEVLQRHGKSGDYTLGRIAPEQVGEWREGRVTFDEAPLGKVAADLARATGVAYAVAPGSAERKVSGSLLVAPLRSDPAALGPLLGVAVRAEGQRWMIGVP; this comes from the coding sequence ATGACTGAAGACGACAAGATTCGAGCCGAGACGCTCGATGCGGCGCTGGACTGGGCGCTGCGCACCGGCGATCCGGGATTCGAGGACTGGGAAGGCTTCACGCTCTGGCTTGGCGAGAATCCTGCCCATTCCCGCGCCTATGACAGGGTTTCGGCCGCAGTGGCGGAGGGCGCCGAACGGATCGCATCGGCCCGGCCGGCGAACGACGATGCCCTGGCCGCTCCCGCGGTGGCGCCGCGCCGCTCCGCCCGTCCGTGGATCGGCGGCGCCATGGCCGCCTCGCTTGCGCTCGTCGCGGGCCTCTGGATGTGGCAGGCGGGCAGCCGCGATCTCTATCGGATCGAGACCGCGCCCGGCCAGGTCCGCACCGTCTCGCTGGACGCGCAGACCCGCGTGGACCTTGCCGGCGGCACCGCCATGGAGTTCGATCGCAAGGACCCGCGCTTCGCCCGGCTCGAAAGCGGACAGGCGCTCTTCACCGTCCGCCATGACGAGGCCCACCCCTTCAGCGTGGCCGTTGGCGAGGACACGCTGGTCGATGTCGGCACCGTGTTCGACGTGCGCCATGACGGCGGCGATCTCAGCGTGGCGGTGTCGGAAGGCGCCGTTCAGTTCAATCCCAGGGCGCAGGACCTGCGCATCTCGCCCGGCGAAGTTCTCCAGCGGCACGGCAAGTCCGGAGACTACACGCTCGGCAGGATCGCACCCGAACAGGTCGGCGAATGGCGCGAGGGCCGGGTGACGTTCGACGAGGCGCCGCTGGGCAAAGTCGCCGCCGATCTCGCCCGCGCGACCGGCGTGGCCTATGCCGTCGCGCCCGGCAGCGCGGAGCGGAAAGTCTCGGGCTCCCTGCTCGTCGCCCCGCTGCGCAGCGATCCCGCCGCGCTCGGCCCGCTCCTCGGCGTCGCGGTTCGCGCCGAAGGACAACGCTGGATGATCGGCGTCCCCTGA
- a CDS encoding RNA polymerase sigma factor — translation MPPSAPSSPTRSGLEATFLENRDKLLHFLRARGAGDSAEDLVQEVWLKISRSTPGPVAAPLSYLFRTADLLMIDRFRSARQSGHRERDWTDANADEAGASPEPSAERRLAAAQEAGRVLSLLESLGPRASAIFRRHRIDGLAQKQVAAELGVSLSTVESDLRVAYRALTEWKERSDEA, via the coding sequence ATGCCTCCGTCCGCGCCCTCTTCCCCCACCCGATCGGGTCTCGAAGCGACTTTTCTCGAGAATCGGGACAAGCTGCTGCACTTCCTGCGCGCCCGCGGTGCGGGAGATTCGGCGGAAGACCTGGTGCAGGAAGTCTGGCTGAAGATTTCGCGCAGCACCCCCGGCCCGGTGGCCGCCCCGCTTTCGTACCTGTTTCGCACCGCCGACCTGCTGATGATCGACCGGTTCCGCTCCGCCCGCCAATCCGGCCACCGCGAACGCGACTGGACCGATGCCAACGCAGACGAAGCCGGCGCCTCTCCCGAACCTTCGGCGGAACGCCGCCTCGCCGCGGCGCAGGAGGCCGGACGCGTGCTGTCCCTGCTGGAAAGCCTCGGTCCGCGGGCCTCGGCGATCTTCCGTCGCCACCGGATCGACGGGCTGGCGCAGAAGCAGGTCGCCGCAGAACTCGGCGTGAGCCTCAGCACGGTGGAAAGCGATCTGCGCGTAGCCTATCGGGCCCTCACCGAATGGAAGGAACGCAGCGATGAGGCCTGA
- a CDS encoding organic hydroperoxide resistance protein produces the protein MSITPIYKTSATATGGRDGKARTDDGAFEVTLGTPKELGGNDLGNNPEQLFASGYAACFLGAMKFAASQDKNLPRVPADTTVNATVGIGPRSDKGFGLSVELVVTLPGVEREAAEALVAEADTICPYSHAVRGNISVSLSVA, from the coding sequence ATGTCCATCACCCCGATCTACAAGACCAGCGCCACCGCAACCGGCGGCCGCGACGGCAAGGCCCGCACGGACGACGGCGCTTTCGAAGTCACGCTCGGCACGCCGAAGGAACTGGGCGGCAACGACCTCGGCAACAATCCGGAACAGCTCTTCGCCTCGGGCTACGCCGCCTGCTTCCTCGGCGCGATGAAGTTCGCCGCCAGCCAGGACAAGAACCTCCCCCGCGTGCCCGCAGACACCACCGTGAACGCCACGGTCGGCATCGGTCCGCGCAGCGACAAGGGCTTCGGCCTGTCAGTCGAACTGGTTGTCACGCTGCCCGGTGTCGAGCGCGAAGCAGCCGAAGCGCTGGTCGCCGAAGCCGACACCATCTGCCCCTACAGCCATGCCGTTCGCGGCAATATCTCGGTGTCGCTCTCGGTCGCCTGA
- a CDS encoding MarR family winged helix-turn-helix transcriptional regulator: MDQTPSSPPEDALDPFEDFLCFSVYSTGLAFNRIYKPLLDRLGLTYLQYLAILGLARKDGQTVSELGEKLFLESNTLTPLLKRLEAAGLVERRRSTEDERVVRITLTDKGRATAAEARCVPAELVEATGVSIDRIADLNRELKALRTQLRGG, encoded by the coding sequence ATGGACCAGACACCCTCATCGCCGCCGGAAGACGCTCTCGACCCCTTCGAGGATTTCCTGTGCTTTTCGGTCTATTCCACCGGGCTCGCCTTCAACCGGATCTACAAGCCGCTGCTGGACCGGCTGGGCCTGACCTACCTGCAATATCTCGCCATTCTCGGTCTTGCCCGGAAGGACGGGCAGACGGTGAGCGAACTGGGCGAGAAGCTGTTTCTCGAATCGAACACGCTGACCCCGCTGCTGAAGCGACTCGAGGCGGCAGGGCTGGTGGAACGGCGGCGTTCGACCGAGGACGAGCGCGTCGTGCGGATCACCCTGACCGACAAGGGCCGCGCCACTGCGGCGGAGGCGCGCTGCGTGCCGGCCGAACTGGTGGAGGCGACCGGGGTTTCGATAGACCGTATCGCCGATCTCAATCGCGAACTGAAAGCGCTGCGCACCCAGTTACGGGGCGGTTGA
- a CDS encoding energy transducer TonB — MHLTLARALLAAAVAVPSIQAHAQDQSVGGAAEQQLPEVVADGERADESYVMGTGAEAGTTRITEKEIRARAPGSGDANQLLKALPTVQFRRDEYMATEEDIQDIRPSDISISGGRYYENLITLDGVDANARVDITQSNPQHFAEPTGASAQSLWVDTNLIGEITLRDSNVSAEYGRFTGGALDIKTRSPKKEFGFTSTVSYSSDALTHYKLSDGSRESLDGDLPEKPSFEKWRFGATVDLPVSSNVGLLLGYNRSRADVVYTRGANYGSTRYGQSSVSDNFLAKAEADLAGDLKLTGQFVYTPYESESSSASGIDNKVTSHGGGITSRLELAKSGTTNWSISASLSHSDTSRDASANNYSIPSWTENGGVCTGTNCTIGGFGDVDQWQNNYALTGRWSAPVGPGRLAIGFDYQRIEAMRSRPADNYAYSRGTAQSAAATIACGDANSLTCVAGEYALTQYSLYAAYRARVNLDSVAGWAEYSADLGDFSLRAGLRYDYESFLGNHNFSPRLSATYALPWDGWSFTLGANRYYGRSMLAYALREQYPDNFVYRRNGTTSGGITTYTDGDWYLYSTSHSASYSDGDKKTPYSDELSAALSARVLGGSLRVKGIYREGNDEFVRSAETLTTTLANGNTTTYTNYFVTNEGYSKYRGLSFEWTRTFGKHSFAFNTNFSKTTSSNDTYLVDSDDLVENPFVAFQGKVVTLADIVSLTQRDDMAVPFMANMTWTVLWLSDRITTNVNVRYTDKFKRIEDTGRSETIDGTAYDLYDYVKYPRSIDVNLNAQAELIRSSYGVLTADLRVANLFDRIPSPNSTATSQPYQYGRSFWVGLNYRF, encoded by the coding sequence ATGCATCTTACTCTCGCGCGGGCGCTGCTCGCAGCGGCTGTGGCCGTGCCTTCCATCCAGGCCCATGCGCAGGACCAGTCCGTCGGCGGCGCTGCCGAACAGCAGTTGCCGGAAGTCGTCGCCGATGGTGAGCGCGCCGATGAGAGCTATGTCATGGGCACCGGCGCGGAGGCGGGCACCACGCGCATCACCGAAAAGGAAATCCGCGCCCGTGCGCCGGGTTCGGGCGACGCCAACCAGCTTCTGAAAGCCCTGCCGACCGTCCAGTTCCGCCGCGACGAGTACATGGCGACCGAAGAGGACATCCAGGATATCCGGCCTTCCGATATCTCGATCTCGGGCGGGCGCTATTACGAGAACCTCATCACGCTCGACGGGGTCGACGCCAATGCCCGCGTCGATATCACCCAGTCCAACCCCCAGCACTTCGCCGAACCGACCGGCGCCAGCGCGCAGTCGCTTTGGGTAGATACCAACCTGATTGGTGAGATCACCCTGCGCGATTCCAACGTTTCGGCGGAATATGGCCGTTTCACCGGCGGCGCGCTCGACATCAAGACGCGGTCTCCCAAGAAGGAGTTCGGCTTCACCAGCACGGTCTCCTACAGTTCGGATGCGCTCACGCACTACAAGCTCTCGGACGGTTCGCGCGAGTCGCTGGATGGCGATCTTCCCGAAAAGCCGTCGTTCGAGAAGTGGCGCTTCGGTGCCACCGTCGACTTGCCGGTAAGCAGCAATGTCGGCCTGCTGCTGGGCTATAACCGTTCGCGTGCCGATGTCGTATACACGCGGGGCGCGAACTACGGGAGCACCCGCTATGGCCAGTCCAGCGTCAGCGATAACTTCCTTGCCAAGGCCGAGGCAGACCTCGCCGGCGACCTGAAGTTGACCGGGCAGTTCGTCTATACGCCTTATGAAAGCGAGTCGTCCTCGGCCAGCGGCATAGACAACAAGGTGACCTCGCACGGCGGCGGCATTACCAGCCGGCTGGAACTCGCGAAGTCGGGCACCACGAACTGGTCGATCTCGGCGAGCCTCTCGCACAGCGACACCAGCCGCGATGCATCGGCCAACAACTATTCGATTCCTTCGTGGACCGAAAACGGCGGCGTCTGCACCGGTACCAACTGCACCATCGGCGGATTCGGCGATGTCGACCAGTGGCAGAACAACTACGCCCTGACCGGGCGGTGGTCGGCGCCCGTGGGACCGGGCCGTCTGGCGATCGGCTTCGATTATCAGCGCATCGAGGCGATGCGAAGCCGTCCCGCCGACAACTATGCCTATTCGCGTGGAACGGCGCAGAGTGCGGCGGCCACGATTGCGTGCGGCGATGCGAACAGCCTGACCTGCGTTGCCGGCGAATATGCGCTTACGCAATATTCGCTCTATGCGGCCTACCGTGCCCGCGTGAACCTCGACAGCGTGGCGGGCTGGGCGGAATACAGCGCCGATCTTGGCGATTTCTCGCTGCGCGCGGGTCTTCGCTACGATTACGAGAGCTTCCTGGGCAATCATAACTTCTCGCCGCGCCTTTCGGCCACTTATGCCCTGCCGTGGGACGGGTGGAGCTTCACCCTGGGTGCGAACCGCTATTACGGACGTTCGATGCTCGCTTATGCCCTGCGCGAACAGTACCCCGATAACTTCGTCTATCGCCGTAACGGCACGACCAGCGGTGGTATCACGACTTACACTGACGGCGACTGGTATCTCTATTCCACCAGCCATTCCGCCAGCTATTCGGATGGCGACAAGAAGACGCCCTATTCCGACGAACTGTCCGCCGCGCTTTCGGCGCGCGTGCTGGGGGGAAGCCTGAGGGTCAAGGGCATCTACCGCGAAGGGAATGATGAGTTCGTCCGTTCCGCCGAGACGCTGACGACCACTCTCGCCAATGGCAATACCACCACCTATACCAACTACTTCGTCACGAACGAGGGCTATAGCAAATACCGGGGGCTCTCGTTCGAGTGGACCCGCACTTTCGGCAAGCACTCCTTCGCGTTCAACACCAATTTCTCGAAGACCACCTCGAGCAACGACACGTATCTCGTCGATTCCGACGATCTGGTGGAGAACCCGTTCGTGGCGTTCCAGGGCAAGGTCGTCACACTTGCCGATATCGTCAGCCTGACCCAGCGTGACGACATGGCGGTGCCGTTCATGGCCAACATGACCTGGACCGTGCTCTGGCTGAGCGATCGGATCACCACCAACGTCAACGTGCGCTATACCGACAAGTTCAAGCGCATCGAGGATACCGGCCGCAGCGAGACGATCGACGGTACGGCCTACGATCTCTACGACTATGTGAAGTATCCGCGCTCGATCGACGTGAACCTCAATGCGCAGGCCGAACTCATCCGTTCCAGCTACGGCGTGCTGACTGCCGACCTGCGCGTGGCGAACCTGTTCGACCGGATACCCTCGCCGAACAGCACGGCCACTTCACAGCCCTATCAGTATGGGCGCTCGTTCTGGGTCGGTCTCAACTACCGGTTCTGA
- a CDS encoding cytochrome-c peroxidase codes for MSRFQLLPRLVMTLAILVIGGSVAGRAQQVAGEGAVGEGAVGEGAPAAGALRALYAGKPESWPRPRLGEGARFAEFGPLPRLPEASPREKALAEIGRRMFDDPALSRSGQIACASCHSPELGMADGLRTAFGHDRQRGRRNAQSLYAAAWMTPLFWDGRAATLEDQAIHPVLDGKEMAGTARLIEPRINRDETYRSAFEALNGHRRVTLQDAAAAIAAFERTLRPPRSRWSRVMERGVAVLTDQELEGLHLFRTKAGCAACHNGPLLSDGRFHNLGISFYGRAREDLGRYEVTQDPADVGRFRTPSLLGVSRSAPYMHNGLFLTLEHVVALYNGGGGRDRAQQPGRAPAPRPDPLVFRLDLTREEQAALAAFLRTL; via the coding sequence ATGTCCCGTTTCCAGCTGCTGCCGCGCCTTGTCATGACGCTCGCGATTCTCGTGATCGGGGGGAGTGTCGCCGGGCGTGCGCAGCAGGTGGCGGGGGAGGGGGCGGTGGGGGAGGGAGCGGTGGGGGAGGGAGCGCCGGCAGCGGGGGCGCTGCGGGCACTCTATGCGGGGAAGCCGGAATCCTGGCCTCGTCCGCGCCTGGGGGAGGGGGCCCGCTTCGCCGAGTTCGGCCCGCTCCCCCGGCTCCCCGAAGCCTCGCCCCGCGAAAAGGCGCTGGCGGAGATCGGCAGGCGGATGTTCGACGATCCCGCGCTGTCACGATCCGGCCAGATCGCCTGTGCCTCGTGCCACAGCCCGGAGCTGGGCATGGCCGACGGGCTGCGCACCGCGTTCGGCCATGACCGCCAGCGGGGGCGGCGCAATGCCCAGTCGCTTTACGCCGCCGCCTGGATGACCCCGCTGTTCTGGGACGGCCGCGCGGCGACGCTGGAGGATCAGGCGATCCACCCCGTGCTCGACGGCAAGGAGATGGCGGGCACCGCACGCCTGATCGAGCCGCGCATCAACCGGGATGAGACCTACCGGTCGGCCTTCGAGGCGCTGAATGGCCATCGCCGCGTGACCTTGCAGGATGCCGCCGCTGCCATCGCCGCTTTCGAGCGGACCTTGCGGCCGCCGCGCTCGCGCTGGAGCCGGGTCATGGAACGCGGGGTCGCGGTGCTGACTGATCAGGAACTCGAAGGGTTGCACCTGTTCCGCACCAAGGCAGGCTGCGCTGCCTGCCACAACGGCCCGCTGCTGAGCGACGGTCGGTTTCACAATCTCGGCATCAGCTTCTACGGCCGCGCCCGCGAGGATCTCGGCCGTTATGAGGTCACGCAGGATCCGGCCGATGTCGGCCGCTTTCGCACGCCCTCGTTGCTGGGGGTGAGCCGCAGCGCGCCTTACATGCACAACGGCCTGTTCCTCACGCTGGAGCACGTGGTGGCGCTCTACAATGGCGGGGGAGGGCGGGACCGGGCGCAGCAACCGGGCAGGGCGCCTGCGCCCCGGCCCGATCCGCTGGTGTTCAGGCTTGACCTTACCCGGGAGGAACAGGCCGCGCTGGCGGCGTTTCTCAGGACGCTCTAG
- a CDS encoding TonB family protein — MISSRPLSLAMTGAVHAVVFALAWSAFGASQPVGAPGRGAGLVSFRAVDLSHRDEDRKETARKEEAQSEPPRPALAPPPKAELAAVAPARPQVVTVQPVAAPAIRLSQLALAASPAMPPAAPVSASSGEGAASGAASGEGAGRAQAAATASGGSRGEDTYARRVFTWIGRHKGYPGRIAREGREGTALVRLLIDEHGRLERAELARSSGHAALDALALEQIREAVPYPRPPRGLSSSQRGFLVPMTYRLDG, encoded by the coding sequence ATGATTTCCTCACGACCTCTTTCCCTGGCGATGACCGGCGCCGTCCACGCGGTGGTCTTCGCGCTCGCCTGGAGTGCTTTCGGGGCGAGCCAGCCCGTGGGTGCCCCCGGCCGCGGCGCGGGGCTCGTATCGTTCCGCGCGGTGGACCTGTCGCATCGGGACGAGGACCGCAAGGAAACCGCGCGCAAGGAGGAGGCGCAAAGCGAGCCGCCACGTCCGGCGCTGGCGCCTCCTCCGAAAGCCGAACTGGCGGCAGTCGCGCCTGCCCGTCCGCAGGTGGTGACCGTCCAGCCGGTGGCGGCGCCTGCGATCCGGTTGTCGCAGTTGGCCTTGGCAGCTTCGCCGGCGATGCCGCCCGCCGCCCCGGTTTCCGCCTCTTCGGGCGAGGGCGCCGCTAGCGGCGCGGCGTCCGGCGAGGGGGCAGGCCGTGCGCAGGCCGCCGCGACGGCATCCGGCGGCAGCCGGGGCGAGGATACGTATGCCCGCCGCGTGTTCACGTGGATCGGCCGCCACAAGGGCTATCCCGGCCGGATCGCGCGCGAAGGCCGCGAAGGGACCGCGCTGGTTCGCCTCCTGATAGACGAGCATGGACGGCTGGAGCGCGCCGAACTCGCCCGGAGCAGCGGCCATGCCGCGCTGGACGCGCTGGCGCTGGAGCAGATTCGCGAGGCGGTGCCTTATCCGCGCCCGCCGCGCGGCCTTTCCTCCTCGCAGCGCGGGTTCCTCGTGCCGATGACCTACCGGCTCGACGGCTGA
- a CDS encoding ferredoxin--NADP reductase codes for MSDGQAVMPTLEPTAALTVEEVLTVRHWNEHLFSFTMSRPASFRFRSGEFVMLGLQGEKRPLLRAYSIASPSWAEEIEFLSIKVPDGPLTSRLQLVQPGDQIYLGRKPTGTLVTDALLPGKRLFMLSTGTGLAPFMSLIRDPDVYDLYDEIVVVHCVRRVSDLAYREELESQLAEDPLVAEQALVQLSYVPTVTREPFHTTGRIGALVESGRLFEGLKGDARFNPETDRVMLCGSMDMIKDFSADLESWGFTEGSNAKPGDFVIERAFVG; via the coding sequence ATGAGCGACGGTCAGGCCGTGATGCCCACTCTTGAACCCACTGCCGCCCTGACGGTCGAGGAAGTTCTTACTGTCCGGCATTGGAACGAGCACCTGTTCAGCTTCACGATGTCGCGTCCGGCATCGTTCCGTTTCCGCTCGGGTGAGTTCGTCATGCTGGGCCTCCAGGGTGAGAAGCGCCCGCTGCTGCGCGCCTATTCGATCGCCAGCCCTTCCTGGGCCGAGGAAATCGAATTCCTCTCGATCAAGGTGCCGGACGGCCCGCTGACCTCGCGCCTCCAGCTCGTCCAGCCGGGCGACCAGATCTATCTTGGCCGCAAGCCCACCGGCACGCTCGTCACCGACGCGTTGCTGCCGGGCAAGCGCCTGTTCATGCTTTCGACCGGCACGGGCCTTGCGCCGTTCATGTCGCTGATCCGCGACCCGGACGTCTATGATCTCTATGACGAGATCGTGGTGGTCCACTGCGTCCGCCGCGTCAGCGACCTTGCCTACCGCGAGGAACTGGAAAGCCAGCTGGCCGAGGATCCGCTGGTTGCCGAGCAGGCACTGGTGCAGCTTTCCTACGTGCCCACCGTCACTCGCGAACCGTTCCACACCACCGGCCGCATCGGCGCGCTGGTGGAAAGCGGCCGCCTGTTCGAAGGCCTGAAGGGCGATGCGCGCTTCAATCCCGAGACCGACCGCGTGATGCTCTGCGGCTCGATGGACATGATCAAGGACTTCTCGGCCGACCTCGAATCCTGGGGCTTCACCGAGGGTTCGAACGCCAAGCCGGGCGACTTCGTCATCGAACGCGCGTTCGTCGGTTAA
- a CDS encoding TetR/AcrR family transcriptional regulator: MKCSAPTSTRGRPREFDPEEALTAALRVFWQRGYEGASMAELTEAMGITKPSLYACFGNKEALFKKALDLYERDKLAYVGKALEATTARGVAERLLNGAITTHCGGSDPHGCLGVMSTVTCTMEDPSIRDFVTERRIATEDALIERFARGKEEGDLPETVDPRCLAQCLTTVLQGMSVKAQGGSCAQELKGVVDTYLTMWPGR; this comes from the coding sequence ATGAAATGTTCAGCTCCCACATCGACTCGGGGTCGCCCGCGCGAGTTCGACCCTGAAGAAGCCCTGACGGCTGCGCTTCGGGTGTTCTGGCAGCGCGGCTACGAAGGCGCGTCAATGGCGGAACTGACCGAGGCCATGGGCATCACCAAGCCCAGCCTCTATGCCTGTTTCGGCAACAAGGAAGCGCTTTTCAAGAAGGCGCTTGATCTCTACGAGCGCGACAAGCTGGCCTATGTCGGCAAGGCACTGGAAGCGACCACCGCGCGCGGTGTTGCCGAAAGGCTGCTGAACGGCGCGATCACCACGCATTGCGGCGGCAGCGATCCACACGGGTGCCTGGGCGTGATGTCCACCGTCACCTGCACGATGGAGGATCCCTCCATCCGCGACTTCGTGACGGAACGCCGCATCGCCACCGAAGACGCCCTGATCGAACGGTTCGCGCGCGGCAAGGAGGAGGGCGACCTTCCCGAAACCGTCGACCCCCGCTGCCTGGCGCAATGCCTGACGACGGTGCTTCAGGGCATGTCGGTGAAGGCCCAGGGCGGCTCCTGTGCGCAGGAGCTGAAGGGCGTGGTCGATACCTACCTGACGATGTGGCCCGGGCGGTAA